From the Solanum pennellii chromosome 4, SPENNV200 genome, one window contains:
- the LOC107016922 gene encoding uncharacterized protein LOC107016922: MYDICEFNDHFNQIRGLVLKAAEALERIGFHTWSRAFFPGNRYNIMTSNIAESVNVMFDVEREFPIVALFDEINRIYASLFHQRRMELVHSANRFVPLIEKDISEYVNADNKLLAHQIANYKFSVTGHGDVATVDLQRRTCTCRIFYLDKIPCPHAMAAIQSQNGDDFGNEIYLYSSPYYSVKKYIMAYFQEIHPVPTEDSWIVPVDITQREIPHPYVDPSKPGRRTYKRRRGVGESFPTRKNKYSVCRNFGHKKTTCPNRNAS; encoded by the exons ATGTACGATATATGTGAGTTCAATGaccatttcaatcaaataagagGTTTGGTACTAAAGGCCGCTGAAGCTCTTGAACGTATTGGATTTCATACATGGAGTAGGGCATTTTTCCCGGGAAATAG ATATAACATTATGACGTCAAACATCGCGGAATCGGTGAATGTTATGTTTGATGTTGAAAGAGAATTTCCCATTGTCgctctatttgatgaaataaacaggATATATGCGTCGTTATTTCACCAGAGGCGTATGGAGCTTGTGCACTCCGCAAATAGATTTGTTCCTTTAATTGAAAAAGACATATCAGAGTATGTCAACGCGGACAACAAGTTGTTGGCTCATCAAATCGCTAACTACAAGTTCAGTGTCACTGGTCATGGAGATGTTGCTACTGTGGATCTACaaagaagaacttgtacttgtagaattttttatttggacaAAATACCATGTCCACATGCAATGGCAGCGATTCAATCCCAAAATGGTGATGATTTTGGAAATGAGATTTACTTGTACTCCTCTCCATATTATTCAgtgaaaaaatacataatggCATATTTTCAGGAAATTCACCCGGTGCCAACTGAAGATTCTTGGATTGTCCCTGTGGATATCACACAAAGAGAAATACCTCATCCATATGTTGATCCAAGTAAACCCGGGAGAAGGACATATAAGAGACGGCGTGGAGTTGGTGAATCGTttccaacaagaaaaaataagtattcAGTATGTAGGAACTTTGGCCACAAAAAAACTACATGCCCAAATCGAAATGCGTCATAA